One genomic segment of Rhinolophus sinicus isolate RSC01 linkage group LG11, ASM3656204v1, whole genome shotgun sequence includes these proteins:
- the ARL2BP gene encoding ADP-ribosylation factor-like protein 2-binding protein translates to MDALEEESFALPFSSASDAEFDAVVGYLEDIIMDDEFQLLQRNFMDKYYQEFEDTEENKLTYTPIFNEYISLVEKYIEEQLLERIPGFNMAAFTATLQHHKDEMAGDIFDMLLTFTDFLAFKEMFLDYRAEKEGRGLDLSSGLVVTSLCKPSSVPASHNNLQH, encoded by the exons atGGACGCTCTAGAGGAAGAGAGTTTCGCGCTGCCTTT CTCTTCCGCCTCTGATGCAGAATTTGATGCTGTGGTTGGATATTTAGAGGACATTATCATGG ACGATGAGTTCCAGTTATTACAGAGAAATTTCATGGACAAGTACTACCAAGAGTTTGAAGACACAGAAGAGAATAAACTCACCTACACGCCTATTTTTAACGAGTAT ATTTCTCTGGTAGAAAAGTACATCGAAGAACAACTGCTGGAGCGGATTCCTGGGTTTAACATGGCGGCTTTCACAGCAACTTTACA GCACCATAAAGATGAAATGGCCGGTGACATATTCGACATGCTGCTCACGTTTACGGATTTTCtggcttttaaagaaatgtttctggACTACAGAGCA GAAAAAGAAGGCCGGGGACTGGACTTAAGCAGTGGTTTAGTGGTGACTTCGTTGTGCAAACCCTCCTCAGTGCCGGCTTCGCACAACAACCTGCAGCATTAG